A single region of the Deinococcus multiflagellatus genome encodes:
- a CDS encoding response regulator, which translates to MTSTSSRLHVLLIDDDPADRLLAQEAFEEHAGTVQISLCEDGVQALAWLRTPGRPLPDVVMLDLNMPRMSGFEVIAAIRSDPGLRHLPVVILSTSDNPDDVAQAYNLFASSYMVKSKDFPGFLTQVDHFVKFWQDCRFKRLALPLSS; encoded by the coding sequence ATGACCAGCACATCTTCCCGCCTGCACGTGTTGCTGATCGACGATGATCCGGCCGACCGTCTGCTGGCCCAGGAAGCCTTTGAGGAACACGCGGGCACGGTGCAGATCAGCTTGTGTGAAGACGGCGTGCAGGCGCTGGCCTGGCTGCGTACCCCCGGCCGCCCCCTGCCGGACGTGGTGATGCTGGACCTGAACATGCCGCGCATGAGCGGCTTTGAGGTGATTGCCGCCATTCGCTCTGATCCTGGACTGCGCCATCTGCCGGTGGTGATTCTCTCCACGTCCGACAACCCCGATGACGTGGCGCAGGCCTACAATCTGTTTGCCAGTTCTTATATGGTCAAGAGCAAGGATTTCCCCGGCTTTCTGACCCAGGTGGACCACTTCGTGAAGTTCTGGCAGGACTGCCGCTTCAAACGGCTGGCGCTGCCGCTGTCGTCCTGA
- the dnaG gene encoding DNA primase has protein sequence MGTKEEVRSRLNIADVVGEYVRLTPAGKGRLKGLCPFHKEKSPSFQVDTEQGYFYCFGCKAGGDVFSFVQRTENLSFGDALRKLAEKAGVQVEAKYGERSSRDLYDVNAFALAYFREGLAGPQGAAARDYLARRGLTPATIDAFELGFAPDGWDGLLKHARVKGVGEKQLLEAGLLTENPESGRIYDRFRARVMFPIRDHLGRLVGFGGRVLDDSKPKYLNTPETEAFRKGELLYGLDKARGGLGGGAELVVVEGYMDVITMHQHGFTGAVASLGTALTAEHAALLERLGAQSLVLLFDRDEAGLKATLSGLDQVVGAKFRVRATSVPSGKDPADTLLAGDDESLRRALASGLDEVRYRVQAAIEKHGTTTSEGKRRILMELLPRMQNLDPLDEIAEGVRAAACETLGIRPEALLEWIASKAKRRTLTDTHLAGMSTARHEEDRELALLKQLLVDPTLLAKLDGSMPWRNEAVRKVMLAARGAQSPDDILEVFRGQPEEQLLIRLMFEGRDAGTIGRENSQHYEQKVTAYAAAAVDDIQVGLSIDALRAEVDLLKKQVAGAPPAEQLGMLRQIQELQRAIEAEKRARRGSA, from the coding sequence ATCGGCACCAAGGAGGAGGTTCGTTCGCGGCTGAACATCGCGGACGTAGTGGGCGAGTATGTGCGCCTCACCCCGGCGGGCAAGGGCCGCCTCAAGGGCCTGTGTCCCTTTCACAAGGAAAAGAGCCCCAGCTTTCAGGTGGACACCGAGCAGGGCTACTTCTACTGCTTTGGCTGCAAGGCAGGCGGCGACGTCTTTTCGTTTGTGCAGCGCACCGAAAACCTGAGTTTTGGGGACGCCCTGCGAAAGCTGGCCGAAAAGGCCGGCGTGCAGGTGGAAGCCAAGTACGGCGAACGCAGCAGCCGCGACCTGTATGACGTGAACGCCTTTGCCCTGGCGTACTTCCGCGAGGGGCTGGCCGGCCCGCAGGGCGCCGCCGCCCGCGACTATCTGGCCCGGCGCGGCTTGACCCCCGCCACCATTGACGCCTTCGAGCTGGGCTTTGCCCCGGACGGCTGGGACGGCCTGCTGAAACATGCCCGCGTGAAGGGCGTGGGCGAAAAGCAACTGCTGGAGGCTGGCCTGCTCACGGAAAACCCGGAGTCGGGGCGCATATACGACCGCTTCCGCGCCCGGGTGATGTTTCCCATCCGCGACCACCTGGGCCGGCTGGTGGGCTTTGGGGGCCGCGTGCTGGACGACAGCAAGCCCAAGTACCTGAACACCCCGGAAACCGAGGCCTTCCGCAAGGGCGAACTGCTGTACGGGCTGGACAAGGCCCGGGGTGGCCTGGGGGGCGGCGCCGAACTGGTGGTGGTGGAAGGCTACATGGACGTGATCACCATGCACCAGCACGGCTTCACCGGGGCGGTGGCGTCCTTGGGCACCGCCCTGACCGCTGAGCACGCCGCGCTGCTCGAACGCCTGGGTGCCCAGAGCCTCGTGCTGCTGTTTGACCGCGACGAGGCGGGCCTGAAAGCCACCCTCTCGGGGCTGGATCAGGTGGTGGGGGCCAAATTCCGGGTGCGCGCCACCAGCGTGCCCAGCGGCAAGGACCCCGCCGATACCCTGCTGGCCGGCGACGACGAGAGCCTGCGCCGCGCCCTGGCGAGCGGTCTGGATGAGGTGCGCTACCGCGTGCAGGCGGCCATTGAAAAGCACGGCACCACCACCAGCGAGGGCAAACGCCGCATTCTGATGGAACTGCTGCCGCGCATGCAGAACCTGGACCCCCTGGACGAGATTGCCGAGGGCGTGCGCGCCGCCGCCTGCGAAACCCTGGGCATCCGCCCCGAAGCGCTGCTGGAATGGATTGCCAGCAAGGCCAAGCGCCGCACCCTGACCGACACGCACCTGGCGGGCATGAGCACCGCGCGCCACGAGGAAGACCGCGAACTGGCGCTGCTCAAGCAGTTGCTGGTGGACCCCACGCTGCTGGCCAAGCTGGACGGCTCCATGCCCTGGCGCAACGAGGCCGTGCGCAAGGTGATGCTGGCCGCGCGCGGCGCCCAGAGCCCCGACGACATTCTGGAGGTCTTCCGGGGCCAGCCCGAAGAACAGCTGCTTATTCGCCTGATGTTCGAGGGCCGCGACGCCGGCACCATTGGCCGCGAGAACAGCCAGCACTACGAGCAGAAGGTCACCGCCTACGCGGCGGCGGCGGTGGACGACATTCAGGTGGGCCTGAGCATTGACGCGCTGCGGGCCGAGGTGGACCTGCTGAAAAAGCAGGTGGCCGGTGCGCCGCCAGCCGAACAGCTGGGCATGCTCCGCCAGATTCAGGAGTTGCAGCGGGCGATTGAGGCCGAAAAGCGGGCGCGTCGGGGCTCAGCGTAG
- a CDS encoding cupin domain-containing protein, with translation MTQYKLSQRDTTHGPDGEHHLIRGQHASMRLWHREEPQGDKPDTRAEYETLGYVISGRAELTVDGETVTLEPGDSYYVPMNAPHHYRILETLTAVEVNTPPTGK, from the coding sequence ATGACCCAGTACAAGCTGAGCCAGCGCGACACCACCCACGGCCCCGACGGCGAACACCACCTGATTCGCGGCCAGCACGCCAGCATGCGCCTGTGGCACCGAGAGGAACCCCAGGGCGACAAGCCCGACACCCGCGCCGAGTACGAGACCCTGGGCTACGTGATCTCGGGCCGCGCCGAGCTGACGGTGGACGGCGAGACGGTCACGCTGGAGCCGGGCGATTCCTACTACGTGCCCATGAACGCGCCGCACCACTACCGCATTCTGGAAACGCTGACGGCCGTGGAAGTGAACACGCCGCCCACGGGCAAGTAA
- a CDS encoding type 1 glutamine amidotransferase domain-containing protein — translation MSDQTGQPLAGKVIAILAADGVEQVELVKPRQALEAAGATTHLISLKPGQIQSMEGDLVPREKYDVDHTVTQASPSDYDGLLLPGGTVNPDKLRLDAYAMQFVRAFYDHGQPIAAICHGPWSLSETGIAKGLKMTGWPSLKHELGLAGAEWVDQEVVVDRGIVTSRKPDDLPAFIEKMIEEFREGDHSSKR, via the coding sequence ATGAGCGACCAGACGGGACAGCCCCTGGCGGGCAAAGTGATCGCCATTCTCGCCGCCGATGGGGTGGAACAGGTGGAGCTGGTGAAACCCCGGCAGGCCCTTGAAGCGGCCGGGGCCACCACCCACCTGATCAGCCTGAAGCCGGGCCAGATTCAGAGCATGGAAGGCGATCTGGTGCCCAGGGAGAAGTACGACGTGGACCACACGGTCACGCAGGCCAGCCCCAGCGACTACGACGGCCTGCTGCTGCCCGGCGGCACCGTGAACCCCGACAAGCTGCGCCTGGACGCTTACGCCATGCAGTTTGTGCGCGCCTTTTACGACCACGGGCAGCCCATTGCCGCCATCTGCCACGGGCCCTGGAGCCTCAGCGAAACCGGCATTGCCAAGGGGCTGAAGATGACGGGTTGGCCCAGCCTGAAGCACGAACTGGGGCTGGCGGGCGCCGAGTGGGTGGACCAGGAAGTCGTGGTGGACCGGGGCATTGTGACCAGCCGCAAGCCGGACGACCTGCCCGCGTTCATTGAGAAGATGATCGAGGAGTTTCGGGAAGGGGACCACAGCAGCAAGCGGTGA
- the gcvP gene encoding aminomethyl-transferring glycine dehydrogenase, translating into MTPNHPRTPLTDLLQTADFTDRHIGPTDAEQAQMLSVLGVGSLDELSDSTLPESIRFDGALNVGGPVTEAQALADLKAVAQKNKVFRSYIGMGYHGTHTPGVILRNLLENPGWYTAYTPYQAEISQGRLEMLLNFQQTIMDLTAMPVCNASLLDEATAAAEAMTLAKRAGKSKGNTLYVAQDVHPQTLDVIRTRAEYFGYDVVTGPADAELPEGTFAALVQTPGTFGELHDLSPIAERVHAAGGLLIAATDLLASAVVKPVGEMGADIVIGSAQRFGVPMGFGGPHAAFLACQKAFERSMPGRVIGVSKDARGHTAYRMAMQTREQHIRREKATSNICTAQALLANMAAAYAVYHGPKGIRTIAERVNVLTGILARFMTEAGVEVVNQNFFDTLSFKGDSAAIRSRAEAKGINLRYEGELVSVSLDETTTPADVEDLIEVIAGTRQNDNGQEFKVLSEYQHKFVDGIPAPLKRTTEYLTHPVFNTHHSEHGMLRYLKSLENKDYSLTHGMIPLGSCTMKLNATTEMIPVTWPEFGQLHPFAPADQTEGYAEMLAELEAWLADITGYDAVSLQPNSGAQGEYAGLLVIRKYHEARGEAHRTVCLIPASAHGTNPASAAMMGMQVVVVKTDADGNIDMDDLKAQAEKHSANLGALMITYPSTHGVYEERVTEACELIHQHGGQVYLDGANMNAQVGLTKPGLIGSDVSHLNLHKTFAIPHGGGGPGMGPIGVKAHLAPYLPNHVVRAVNESETGAVSAAPYGSASILPISYLYIRLLGAQGLKKATQVALLNANYIAQGLKGAYPVLYTGRNDRVAHECIIDLRPLKASTGITEEDVAKRLMDYGFHAPTMSFPVPGTLMIEPTESEPKAELDRFIQAMLGIRREIQDVQDELIAAGDSPLKHAPHTQADLMDEAWNRAYSRETAAYPTGTQKAWKYWPAVNRVDNVYGDRNFVCSCPPVEDYVEA; encoded by the coding sequence ATGACCCCCAATCACCCGAGAACCCCCCTGACCGACCTGCTGCAAACCGCTGACTTCACCGACCGCCATATTGGCCCCACCGACGCTGAACAGGCCCAGATGCTGTCTGTGCTGGGCGTGGGCAGTCTGGATGAACTGAGCGACTCCACGCTGCCGGAAAGCATCCGTTTTGACGGCGCGCTGAACGTGGGCGGCCCCGTGACCGAAGCGCAGGCGCTGGCCGACCTGAAGGCCGTAGCGCAGAAGAACAAGGTCTTCCGCTCGTACATTGGCATGGGCTACCACGGCACGCACACGCCCGGCGTGATCCTGCGCAACCTGCTGGAAAACCCCGGCTGGTACACCGCCTACACCCCCTACCAGGCCGAGATTTCGCAGGGCCGCCTGGAAATGCTGCTGAACTTCCAGCAGACGATCATGGACCTGACCGCCATGCCGGTGTGCAATGCCAGCCTGCTGGACGAGGCCACCGCCGCCGCCGAGGCCATGACCCTCGCCAAGCGCGCGGGCAAGAGCAAGGGCAACACCCTGTATGTAGCCCAGGACGTGCACCCCCAGACGCTGGACGTGATCCGCACCCGCGCCGAATACTTTGGCTACGACGTGGTGACGGGCCCCGCCGACGCGGAGCTGCCCGAGGGCACCTTTGCCGCCCTGGTGCAGACCCCCGGCACCTTCGGTGAGCTGCACGACCTCTCCCCCATTGCCGAGCGGGTGCACGCGGCGGGGGGCCTGCTGATTGCGGCCACCGACCTGCTGGCGAGCGCCGTGGTGAAACCCGTGGGCGAGATGGGCGCCGACATCGTGATTGGCAGCGCCCAGCGCTTTGGCGTGCCCATGGGCTTTGGTGGGCCGCACGCGGCGTTCCTGGCCTGCCAGAAGGCGTTCGAGCGCTCCATGCCCGGCCGCGTGATCGGCGTGAGCAAGGACGCGCGCGGGCACACGGCTTACCGCATGGCGATGCAGACCCGCGAGCAGCACATCCGCCGCGAAAAGGCCACCAGCAACATCTGCACCGCGCAGGCGCTGCTGGCGAACATGGCGGCTGCGTATGCCGTGTACCACGGGCCCAAGGGCATTCGGACGATTGCGGAGCGTGTGAATGTGCTGACAGGCATTCTCGCCCGCTTTATGACAGAGGCTGGGGTTGAGGTCGTCAATCAGAACTTCTTCGACACCCTGTCTTTCAAGGGCGACAGCGCCGCCATCCGCAGCCGTGCAGAAGCCAAAGGCATCAACCTCCGCTACGAGGGCGAGCTGGTATCGGTGAGCCTGGATGAAACCACCACACCTGCCGATGTGGAAGACCTGATTGAAGTTATTGCTGGAACTCGCCAGAACGACAACGGCCAGGAATTCAAGGTGCTCTCGGAGTACCAGCACAAGTTTGTGGACGGCATTCCCGCCCCCCTGAAGCGCACCACGGAGTACCTGACACACCCCGTGTTCAACACGCACCACAGCGAGCACGGCATGCTGCGCTACCTCAAGTCCCTGGAAAACAAGGACTACAGCCTGACGCACGGCATGATTCCCCTGGGCTCGTGCACCATGAAGCTGAACGCCACCACGGAAATGATTCCGGTGACGTGGCCCGAGTTCGGACAGCTGCACCCCTTTGCCCCCGCCGACCAGACCGAAGGCTACGCCGAGATGCTGGCGGAACTGGAAGCGTGGCTGGCCGACATTACCGGCTACGACGCCGTGTCCCTGCAACCCAACAGCGGCGCCCAGGGCGAATACGCGGGCCTGCTGGTGATCCGCAAGTACCACGAGGCGCGCGGCGAAGCGCACCGCACCGTCTGCCTGATTCCCGCCAGCGCCCACGGCACCAACCCCGCCAGCGCCGCCATGATGGGCATGCAGGTGGTCGTGGTGAAAACGGACGCCGACGGCAACATCGACATGGACGACCTGAAGGCGCAGGCGGAAAAGCACAGCGCCAACCTGGGCGCCCTGATGATCACGTACCCCTCCACCCACGGCGTGTACGAGGAGCGCGTGACCGAGGCCTGCGAGCTGATTCACCAGCACGGCGGGCAGGTGTACCTGGACGGCGCGAACATGAATGCCCAGGTGGGGCTGACCAAGCCCGGCCTGATCGGCAGTGACGTGAGCCACCTGAACCTGCACAAGACCTTCGCCATTCCCCACGGGGGCGGCGGCCCCGGCATGGGCCCCATTGGCGTGAAGGCGCACCTCGCGCCCTACCTGCCCAACCACGTCGTGCGTGCGGTCAACGAGAGCGAGACCGGCGCTGTGAGTGCGGCGCCCTACGGCAGCGCCAGCATCCTGCCCATCTCGTACCTGTACATTCGCCTGCTGGGCGCGCAGGGCCTGAAAAAGGCCACGCAGGTGGCGCTGCTGAACGCCAACTACATTGCCCAGGGCCTGAAAGGCGCCTACCCCGTGCTGTACACCGGGCGCAATGACCGCGTGGCGCACGAGTGCATCATTGACCTGCGCCCGCTCAAAGCGTCCACGGGCATCACCGAGGAAGATGTGGCCAAGCGCCTGATGGACTACGGCTTCCACGCCCCCACCATGAGCTTCCCGGTGCCCGGCACCCTGATGATCGAGCCCACCGAGAGCGAGCCCAAGGCCGAGCTGGACCGCTTTATTCAGGCCATGCTGGGCATTCGCCGCGAGATTCAGGACGTGCAGGACGAACTGATCGCCGCTGGGGACAGCCCGCTGAAGCACGCGCCGCACACCCAGGCCGACCTGATGGACGAGGCGTGGAACCGAGCGTACAGCCGCGAAACGGCGGCCTACCCCACGGGCACGCAGAAGGCGTGGAAGTACTGGCCCGCCGTGAACCGCGTGGACAACGTGTACGGCGATAGGAATTTCGTGTGCTCCTGCCCGCCGGTGGAGGACTACGTCGAGGCGTAA
- the gcvH gene encoding glycine cleavage system protein GcvH, with translation MTNTPSDLKYAASHEWLSADGTVGITDFAQEQLGDVVYVELPEVGRVVEAGETIAVVESVKTASDIYAPASGTVVAVNDALTGSPELVNSAPYEGGWLFKLDVTGEGDLMDAEAYASANG, from the coding sequence ATGACCAACACCCCCTCTGACCTGAAATACGCCGCCTCGCACGAATGGCTCTCCGCAGACGGCACCGTGGGCATCACCGACTTCGCGCAGGAGCAGCTGGGCGACGTGGTGTACGTCGAGTTGCCCGAAGTGGGCCGCGTGGTGGAGGCTGGCGAGACGATTGCGGTGGTCGAGAGCGTGAAGACGGCCAGCGACATCTACGCCCCGGCCAGCGGCACCGTGGTCGCCGTGAACGACGCCCTGACCGGCAGCCCCGAACTGGTAAACAGCGCCCCCTACGAGGGCGGCTGGCTGTTCAAGCTGGACGTGACGGGCGAGGGCGACCTGATGGACGCCGAAGCCTACGCCAGCGCGAACGGCTGA
- the gcvT gene encoding glycine cleavage system aminomethyltransferase GcvT, translated as MTDTPTEPLKRTPLHAAHLRAGARMVPFGGWDMPVQYSGLKAEHEAVRKGAGVFDVSHMGEFRVTGPGALAFLQSVTTNDVSKLKPGRAQYNWLPGVQGGLVDDIYIYMVRDGEYLMVVNASNIAKDWAHLSAHTAGFEVQLTDESDRWGLLAVQGPKAAELLQPHVDVDLSAKKKNAYFAAKLFGFDVMLARTGYTGEDGFEVFVDASEAETVWDKLLGIGLTPAGLGARDTLRLEAGFPLYGHEFSDTIHPLSSTYSWVVKDKAHVGREHISLAPAHKLIGLKLERVPVREGYPVKVAGQVVGHVTSGTSSPTLGHPIAMALVEAAYATAETFEVEVRGKDHPATRMDLPFYKG; from the coding sequence ATGACCGACACCCCCACCGAGCCGCTGAAGCGGACGCCGCTGCACGCCGCGCACCTGCGCGCCGGGGCCCGCATGGTGCCTTTTGGCGGCTGGGACATGCCGGTGCAGTACAGCGGCCTGAAGGCCGAGCACGAGGCCGTGCGCAAAGGCGCCGGGGTCTTTGACGTGTCGCACATGGGCGAATTCCGCGTGACGGGCCCCGGCGCCCTGGCCTTCTTGCAAAGCGTGACGACCAACGACGTGAGCAAGCTGAAGCCCGGCCGCGCCCAGTACAACTGGCTGCCCGGCGTGCAGGGCGGGCTGGTGGACGACATTTACATCTACATGGTCCGTGACGGCGAATACCTGATGGTGGTGAACGCCAGCAACATCGCCAAGGACTGGGCCCACCTCAGCGCCCACACGGCGGGCTTTGAGGTGCAGCTGACCGATGAATCCGACCGCTGGGGCCTGTTGGCCGTCCAGGGCCCGAAAGCCGCGGAACTGCTGCAACCCCATGTGGACGTGGACCTGAGCGCCAAGAAGAAAAACGCCTACTTTGCGGCCAAGCTCTTTGGCTTTGACGTCATGCTGGCCCGCACCGGCTACACCGGCGAGGACGGCTTTGAGGTGTTCGTGGACGCCAGCGAGGCCGAAACCGTCTGGGACAAGCTGCTGGGCATTGGCCTGACCCCCGCTGGCCTGGGCGCCCGCGACACGCTGCGGCTGGAAGCCGGTTTCCCACTCTACGGCCACGAATTCAGCGACACCATCCATCCCCTGTCCAGCACCTACAGCTGGGTGGTCAAGGACAAGGCCCATGTGGGCCGCGAGCACATCAGCCTCGCGCCGGCGCACAAGCTGATTGGCCTGAAGCTGGAGCGCGTGCCCGTGCGCGAAGGCTACCCGGTGAAGGTGGCCGGGCAGGTCGTGGGCCACGTGACCAGCGGCACCAGCAGCCCCACCCTGGGCCACCCCATTGCGATGGCGCTGGTGGAGGCCGCCTACGCCACCGCCGAGACCTTTGAAGTCGAAGTGCGCGGTAAGGATCACCCGGCGACGCGCATGGACCTGCCATTTTACAAAGGGTAA
- a CDS encoding 2'-5' RNA ligase family protein: protein MSSSHLLALLPPPALAEQVVAFRAAHGIRDAAATPHVTVKARSGLGEALAWVPQARAVAAQVSSVALSIAGPRLFRNGTALYLQVNSPEAVGLHLALLAALNPAERFGYEGPGMMPHLSVALGRRGVDLRALLAAAQATFADLEAQPLTFTATELVWLRKAGPGAVYLPVEAWPLGGR, encoded by the coding sequence ATGAGTTCGTCTCACCTCCTGGCCCTGTTGCCCCCACCCGCACTGGCGGAGCAGGTCGTGGCCTTCCGGGCCGCGCACGGCATTCGGGACGCCGCCGCTACCCCGCATGTCACGGTCAAGGCGCGCAGCGGGCTGGGCGAGGCCCTGGCATGGGTGCCCCAGGCGCGGGCGGTGGCCGCACAGGTCTCGTCGGTGGCCCTCTCTATCGCCGGGCCGCGCCTCTTTCGCAACGGGACGGCGCTGTACCTACAGGTGAACAGTCCAGAGGCGGTGGGCTTGCACCTGGCGCTGCTGGCCGCCCTGAACCCTGCCGAACGCTTCGGCTATGAAGGCCCGGGGATGATGCCGCACCTGTCGGTGGCGCTGGGGCGGCGGGGGGTGGACCTGAGGGCGCTGCTGGCCGCCGCGCAGGCCACCTTTGCCGATCTGGAGGCCCAGCCGCTCACCTTCACGGCCACCGAACTGGTCTGGCTGCGCAAGGCCGGGCCCGGCGCCGTTTACCTTCCGGTGGAGGCGTGGCCGCTGGGGGGCAGGTAG
- a CDS encoding NUDIX hydrolase, whose translation MPTLAQLRELQSIAQAGLTYTRDPYDRQRFERLRDLTAELLAEQTGQAPAEVAALLRVEEGYLTPKVDVRAVVLNARGEVLLTREAADGRWSLPGGWADPGESPRQIAVREVWEETGRQVRALRLLAVLDKAQHPHPPDLWAVYKLFLHCELTGPEDGGHAANLETTDSGFFPLDALPPLSLSRNLPQQVQRAAELARHPALGVDVD comes from the coding sequence ATGCCCACCCTGGCCCAGCTCCGCGAGTTGCAGTCCATTGCCCAGGCCGGGCTGACCTACACCCGCGACCCCTACGACCGCCAGCGCTTCGAGCGCCTGCGCGACCTGACCGCCGAGTTGCTGGCCGAGCAGACCGGGCAGGCCCCCGCCGAGGTGGCGGCCCTGCTGCGGGTGGAGGAAGGCTACCTGACCCCCAAGGTGGACGTGCGCGCCGTGGTTCTGAACGCCCGGGGCGAGGTGCTGCTGACCCGCGAGGCCGCCGATGGCCGCTGGAGCCTGCCCGGCGGCTGGGCCGACCCCGGCGAGAGCCCGCGCCAGATCGCGGTGCGCGAGGTCTGGGAGGAAACGGGGCGACAGGTGCGTGCCCTGCGCCTGCTGGCTGTGCTGGACAAGGCCCAGCATCCCCACCCGCCGGACCTGTGGGCGGTGTACAAGCTCTTTTTGCATTGCGAGCTGACCGGGCCAGAAGACGGCGGGCACGCCGCCAACCTCGAAACCACCGACAGCGGCTTTTTCCCCCTGGATGCCCTGCCGCCCCTGAGCCTGAGCCGCAACCTGCCCCAGCAGGTCCAGCGCGCCGCCGAACTGGCCCGGCACCCCGCGCTGGGGGTGGACGTGGACTGA
- a CDS encoding SDR family NAD(P)-dependent oxidoreductase — protein sequence MNVLIVGATGGIGAATARAFAQAGASLTLSGRDEARLSALAGELGAHAKGADLGYESHVRALFEGLAAPVDTLVYAAGAAHPEPLAGADPAQVRAVWNANYFGALWVLKHGLGHLNPGGRVYLLGARPELVTARGFAQYAASKAALARAADIARLEHRGLGLTVVLPPAVDTGLWAQVGRAPKGALAPEAVAQAIVADRAGPAQAELRVEG from the coding sequence ATGAACGTGCTGATTGTCGGGGCGACGGGTGGGATCGGCGCGGCCACCGCGCGGGCGTTTGCCCAGGCGGGGGCTTCGCTGACGCTGTCCGGGCGGGACGAAGCGCGCCTGTCGGCGCTGGCGGGCGAGCTGGGCGCGCATGCCAAAGGCGCCGACCTGGGCTACGAGAGCCATGTGCGGGCGCTGTTTGAAGGGCTGGCGGCGCCGGTGGACACCCTGGTCTACGCCGCTGGAGCCGCCCACCCCGAACCGCTGGCCGGGGCCGATCCCGCCCAGGTGCGCGCGGTGTGGAACGCCAATTATTTTGGGGCGCTGTGGGTCCTCAAGCACGGCCTGGGGCACCTGAACCCGGGCGGGCGCGTGTACCTGCTGGGTGCCCGCCCCGAACTGGTCACGGCGCGCGGGTTTGCCCAGTACGCCGCCAGCAAGGCCGCCCTGGCCCGCGCCGCCGATATCGCCCGGCTGGAACACCGGGGCCTGGGCCTGACGGTGGTGCTGCCGCCAGCGGTGGACACGGGGCTGTGGGCCCAGGTGGGGCGGGCACCCAAGGGGGCGCTGGCCCCCGAAGCGGTCGCGCAGGCCATCGTGGCGGACCGGGCCGGGCCAGCGCAGGCCGAACTGCGCGTGGAGGGCTGA
- a CDS encoding lysoplasmalogenase family protein encodes MSRWPFRLGAAATVAAGMADHPRAHQAAETSLILALMTEVLAQAPARSRTDTALLLAALGASGLGGLHIATATHLPDPQGYPTGFRRGAAWYALAQTAYLGLLWRHGARPHAGAWPLRLGAAGLGLGLLLRHDRASLPTLSGYGTLLSGMALLAADPRLAPAAGRALRVGGWLFVASDLLILVRRYLLRGRLSRALAEGLMLALYAGAQRRLVDGLLELTRRERES; translated from the coding sequence ATGAGCCGCTGGCCCTTTCGCCTGGGTGCCGCCGCCACGGTGGCGGCGGGCATGGCCGACCACCCCCGCGCCCACCAGGCCGCCGAAACCAGCCTGATCCTGGCCCTGATGACCGAGGTCCTGGCCCAGGCCCCGGCACGGTCACGCACCGATACCGCCCTGCTGCTGGCGGCCCTGGGGGCGTCGGGCCTGGGTGGGCTGCACATTGCCACGGCCACGCACCTGCCGGACCCCCAGGGGTATCCCACTGGTTTCCGGCGCGGCGCAGCGTGGTACGCGCTGGCCCAGACGGCGTATCTCGGTCTGCTGTGGCGTCACGGGGCCCGGCCGCACGCGGGCGCGTGGCCCCTGCGCCTGGGGGCCGCTGGGCTGGGCCTGGGCCTGCTGCTGCGGCACGACCGCGCCAGCCTGCCCACGCTCAGCGGTTACGGCACGCTCCTCTCCGGCATGGCGCTCCTGGCCGCCGACCCCCGGCTGGCCCCGGCGGCGGGCCGCGCCCTGCGGGTGGGCGGCTGGCTGTTCGTGGCCTCGGACCTGCTGATTCTGGTGCGGCGCTACCTGCTGCGAGGCCGCCTGAGCCGCGCCCTGGCCGAAGGGCTGATGCTGGCCCTGTATGCCGGGGCCCAGCGCCGACTGGTGGACGGGCTGCTGGAACTCACGCGCCGGGAACGGGAAAGCTAG
- a CDS encoding 5-formyltetrahydrofolate cyclo-ligase, producing MRPLLQAPKPEWRRWAREVRAGLPDRSGAITAHLRAFLRSHGARRVLAYRALAGEPDLAALADEFELLTPRARFRPQPHLTLHPWHTATEPSRFGALQPPADAPQVPLDTVDAALLPALAYDRAGVRLGYGGGFYDRLLPGFAGLTVGVIPAALLVPALPRDPHDCPVAWLATEDGVQPAGRGRA from the coding sequence CTGAGGCCCCTTCTGCAGGCCCCCAAACCCGAATGGCGGCGCTGGGCGCGCGAGGTTCGGGCCGGGCTTCCCGACCGGTCCGGGGCGATCACCGCGCACTTGCGCGCCTTTTTACGATCCCACGGCGCCCGGCGCGTGCTGGCCTACCGCGCGCTGGCAGGCGAGCCCGACCTTGCTGCGCTGGCGGACGAGTTTGAGCTGCTGACCCCCCGCGCCCGCTTTCGCCCGCAGCCCCACCTGACCCTGCACCCCTGGCACACGGCCACCGAGCCCAGCCGCTTTGGCGCCCTGCAACCCCCAGCCGATGCGCCGCAGGTGCCGCTGGACACAGTGGACGCCGCGCTGCTGCCCGCCCTGGCCTACGACCGCGCCGGCGTGCGCCTGGGCTACGGCGGCGGCTTTTATGACCGCCTGCTGCCCGGTTTCGCGGGCCTGACGGTGGGCGTGATCCCGGCGGCGCTGCTGGTGCCCGCGCTGCCCCGGGACCCCCACGACTGCCCGGTGGCGTGGCTGGCCACCGAGGACGGCGTGCAGCCCGCCGGGCGGGGCAGGGCATGA